A stretch of the Ictidomys tridecemlineatus isolate mIctTri1 chromosome 5, mIctTri1.hap1, whole genome shotgun sequence genome encodes the following:
- the Otor gene encoding otoraplin has product MKTGWRSRGGERVDPSYWTGIFCLVFVWFSHKRQEPLKSVPTSSRRGQSKQKERKMARIILLLLLGLVAICAVHGVFMDRLASKKLCADDECVYTISLASAQEDYNAPDCRFINVKKGQQIYVYSKLVKENEAGEFWAGSVYGDHQDEMGIVGYFPSNLVKEQHVYQEATKEVPTTDIDFFCE; this is encoded by the exons ATGAAAACAGGGTGGAGGAGTAGGGGGGGGGAACGGGTGGACCCTTCCTATTGGACAGGGATATTTTGCCTGGTATTTGTCTGGTTTTCACATAAAAGACAGGAACCACTGAAGTCAGTCCCTACTTCCAGTCGTAGAGGTCagtcaaaacagaaagaaaggaagatggcAAGAATAATATTACTTCTCCTTCTGGGTCTTGTGGCTATATGCGCTGTGCATGGAGTATTTATGGACAGACTTGCTTCCAAGAAGCTGTGTGCAGATGACGAGTGTGTCT ataCTATTTCTCTGGCTAGTGCTCAAGAAGATTACAATGCCCCAGACTGTAGATTCATTAATGTTAAAAAAGGACAGCAAATCTATGTTTACTCAAAGCTggtgaaagaaaatgaagctgGAGAGTTTTGGGCTGGCAGT GTTTATGGTGATCATCAGGATGAAATGGGAATCGTGGGTTATTTCCCCAGCAACCTGGTCAAAGAGCAACATGTGTACCAGGAAGCCACCAAAGAAGTTCCCACTACG gATATCGACTTCTTCTGCGAATAA